Part of the Solibacillus sp. FSL R7-0668 genome, GTGAATTTTGTATTGGCTTTAATTGTAAAGAAATCATATTATTATCTCTAACAATCCATTTAGATTGAGTTACATAAAAATAATTTTCAAATTTCATATTATCAATACTTTTCATATTCAAACTATTAGTTGTTAAATTTACATTATCAGATGTAAGAGAAGGATTTAACTTAAGTGATTCCAAATAATAAAGCTCTGCTATTTCTTCTTCAGTAAGTTCTACATTTTCTTCTTCAGTAAGTTCTACATTTTCTTCTTCAGTAAGTTCTACATTTTCTTCTTCAGTAAGTTCTACATTTTCTTCTTCAGTAAGTTCTACATTT contains:
- a CDS encoding DUF2599 domain-containing protein encodes the protein NVELTEEENVELTEEENVELTEEENVELTEEENVELTEEEIAELYYLESLKLNPSLTSDNVNLTTNSLNMKSIDNMKFENYFYVTQSKWIVRDNNMISLQLKPIQNSPLRTTSGNELLGHALKAYSLVSNKFSGDRRWKNSTGMSHQFHCHAHFARDKEFWNLEPHRTSTNYAEYIANSCNPD